Proteins encoded by one window of Natronomonas salsuginis:
- a CDS encoding DUF6498-containing protein: protein MRIGPPRLHRSDAVAFASILLANLVPLAGIALFGWRTAEALVLYWIEVCVMLLVYTFVAFFAELPIETDDRTFVLPGTSHESGRTRSPPGRERVGIEVPGPLLSIYLHDFGVISLSFVLGIALWIGPISALEITTVVRDALSPAVLVASVGIVFSHLAELRRDLFVEKRYEELSAHMVLEIPIRIVLFPLFLLLFIAFVGWPWLFFAFVAVPEVFGIALMAARIEFLLVSGGVLMKLTVEWARFRADRDPEPGGVTKWFLPEDPREL from the coding sequence ATGCGAATTGGCCCTCCACGTCTCCATCGCTCGGACGCCGTCGCGTTCGCGTCGATCCTCCTCGCCAACCTGGTCCCGCTCGCCGGGATCGCGCTGTTCGGGTGGCGAACCGCCGAGGCGCTCGTGCTCTATTGGATCGAAGTCTGCGTTATGCTGCTCGTATACACTTTCGTCGCGTTCTTCGCGGAACTACCGATCGAAACCGACGATCGGACGTTCGTCCTCCCGGGGACGAGTCATGAGTCAGGGCGTACTCGTTCACCTCCCGGGCGCGAACGGGTCGGTATCGAGGTTCCCGGGCCGCTTCTGTCGATCTATCTACACGACTTCGGCGTCATTTCGCTGTCGTTCGTGTTGGGTATCGCCCTCTGGATCGGGCCGATCTCCGCCCTCGAGATCACCACCGTGGTTCGGGACGCGCTCTCGCCGGCCGTGCTCGTGGCGTCGGTCGGGATCGTCTTCTCGCACCTCGCCGAGCTACGGCGCGATTTGTTCGTCGAGAAGCGCTACGAGGAGCTGTCGGCACACATGGTGCTCGAGATCCCGATCCGAATCGTTCTCTTCCCGCTGTTTCTACTCCTTTTCATCGCCTTCGTCGGCTGGCCGTGGCTCTTCTTCGCGTTCGTCGCCGTCCCGGAGGTCTTCGGGATCGCTCTGATGGCCGCTCGGATCGAATTCCTGCTCGTCTCGGGGGGGGTTCTGATGAAACTCACCGTCGAGTGGGCGCGCTTTCGGGCCGACCGCGATCCGGAGCCGGGGGGAGTCACGAAGTGGTTTCTGCCGGAGGATCCGAGAGAGCTGTGA
- a CDS encoding alpha/beta fold hydrolase: MSGETAGHRLQRRRVDANGLTFECLHSGEDDRLALCLHGFPDNAGSMAPIMWRLVDEGFTAVAPFMRGYAPTDPAPDGDYSARALGRDAIELAEVLGEEFDTDDAVLVGHDWGAAAAYAADRTDPDAFSKLVAMAVPPGFNALLPTHHRQFLRSWYMWLFQLPDLPERALRWRNFALIEFLWGTWSPDWDYPDSRVNDVKETFRAEGTVEHAVQYYRDTINVPPSALLGNGPSLNEVPSIETPTLVICGDRDGSVGPELFERAGEVIEDCRVVRVPGAGHFMHHERPDVVGDEIAAFL; this comes from the coding sequence ATGAGCGGAGAGACTGCCGGCCACCGACTCCAGCGGCGACGGGTCGACGCCAACGGGCTGACTTTCGAGTGTCTGCACTCCGGCGAGGACGATCGGTTGGCGCTGTGTCTGCACGGCTTTCCGGACAACGCGGGCTCGATGGCCCCGATCATGTGGCGACTCGTCGACGAGGGGTTCACCGCCGTCGCGCCGTTCATGCGCGGCTACGCCCCCACCGACCCCGCACCCGACGGCGACTACTCAGCGCGAGCGCTCGGGCGCGATGCGATCGAACTCGCCGAGGTACTGGGGGAGGAGTTCGACACCGACGACGCCGTTCTCGTCGGCCACGACTGGGGCGCAGCCGCCGCCTACGCCGCCGACCGGACCGATCCGGACGCCTTCTCGAAACTCGTCGCGATGGCGGTCCCGCCGGGGTTCAACGCGCTCCTTCCGACGCACCATCGGCAGTTCCTCCGGAGCTGGTACATGTGGCTCTTCCAGCTCCCCGACCTCCCGGAGCGCGCCCTCCGGTGGCGCAACTTCGCGCTGATCGAGTTCCTGTGGGGGACGTGGAGTCCCGACTGGGACTACCCGGACTCGAGGGTCAACGACGTCAAGGAGACGTTCCGCGCCGAGGGGACCGTCGAACACGCCGTTCAGTACTACCGCGACACGATCAACGTCCCACCGTCTGCCCTTCTCGGCAACGGCCCCTCGCTAAATGAGGTGCCGTCGATAGAGACGCCGACGCTTGTCATCTGCGGCGATCGGGACGGAAGCGTCGGTCCCGAACTGTTCGAACGCGCCGGCGAGGTGATCGAGGACTGTCGAGTCGTCCGGGTCCCCGGTGCCGGCCACTTCATGCACCACGAACGCCCCGACGTCGTCGGCGACGAGATCGCGGCGTTTCTGTAG
- a CDS encoding MTH1187 family thiamine-binding protein, whose protein sequence is MSVVALLSVAPVIEDSMANEVAAAVEALEAFDVAYETNPMGTIIEADDIDTLLAAVGAAHNAVDADRVSTFLKIDDKRTRKQRAREKVESVERELGRTAKRER, encoded by the coding sequence ATGAGCGTCGTAGCACTCCTGAGCGTGGCACCGGTTATCGAAGACAGCATGGCGAACGAGGTCGCCGCCGCGGTCGAGGCGCTCGAGGCGTTCGACGTCGCCTACGAGACGAACCCGATGGGAACGATCATCGAAGCCGACGACATCGACACGCTGCTCGCGGCTGTCGGGGCGGCGCACAACGCTGTCGACGCCGATCGCGTGAGCACGTTTTTGAAGATCGACGACAAGCGAACCCGAAAGCAGCGCGCAAGAGAGAAGGTCGAAAGCGTCGAGCGAGAACTGGGACGGACCGCGAAGCGAGAGCGATAG
- a CDS encoding DUF2150 family protein has translation MSTPPGEYYAEERWNNWLDRLREEEIDPESDDAARLFFNLLDDATIAIAKIVTDYEDGELDDADTAVEELARIREIVLSEVEIDDEEKLTLVDGIQTSLVCAFYTAEEFIVGGPAGEGTVEEHLRAAAAAEDEEDLDTALAHCVQAGTLIVDGEELGMDVAEEIEYGLVADWINGLDSLGRALADPEVVEEDE, from the coding sequence ATGAGCACGCCTCCCGGCGAATACTACGCGGAAGAGCGGTGGAACAACTGGCTGGACCGGCTTCGAGAGGAGGAGATCGATCCCGAGAGCGACGACGCCGCACGGCTGTTTTTTAATCTGCTCGACGACGCGACGATCGCCATCGCCAAGATCGTCACTGACTACGAGGACGGCGAACTCGACGACGCCGACACAGCGGTCGAAGAACTCGCCCGAATCCGGGAGATCGTTCTCTCCGAAGTCGAGATCGACGACGAGGAGAAACTGACGCTCGTCGACGGGATCCAGACCTCGCTCGTGTGCGCGTTCTACACCGCCGAGGAGTTCATCGTCGGTGGGCCGGCCGGAGAGGGGACCGTTGAGGAACACCTCCGGGCCGCCGCGGCGGCGGAAGACGAGGAGGATCTCGACACCGCGTTGGCACACTGCGTGCAGGCGGGCACGCTCATCGTCGACGGCGAGGAGCTCGGGATGGACGTCGCCGAGGAGATCGAGTACGGGCTCGTCGCCGATTGGATCAACGGCCTCGATTCGCTGGGGCGCGCACTCGCCGATCCGGAAGTCGTCGAGGAAGACGAATAG
- the hmgB gene encoding hydroxymethylglutaryl-CoA synthase has product MTTVGIDAVEIHTGKLRLDLAETFAPEMGDAPEKYTKGLGLHASSFPDTYEDIVTMGANAAHRLMKRKGLEPDDIGRIDVATESAFDHSKPVSTYIAGCLEQVFESDFHHANKGERKFACVAGTQSIDDAYNWIKAGRNRGRAALVIATDTALYARDDPGEATQGAGAVAMLIDEDPNLVELSTEQGYGSADETDFLKPQQQFPSVDGKRSVNVYLARMREALIDYERVGGKIHADDFRLGPFHTPFPGMVRKAAVLAYRHITRDTEIEEELAEEIGRQPRSEAFDSDEAYLEALSEYTDALKETERYQAWYGRTIDPTLTLSRHVGNWYTGSVHVARVSGLKALAEAGEDAVGERLLVGSYGSGAQAEIHVETVQEDWREEIEAIDIDERLESRYELTFEEYEDVHDAHNFDEESAVEEFTVPEAEFAFDGWGRMGERKYRYVE; this is encoded by the coding sequence ATGACAACCGTAGGTATCGACGCCGTCGAGATCCACACGGGAAAACTCAGGCTCGATCTCGCGGAGACGTTCGCACCGGAGATGGGCGACGCGCCCGAAAAGTACACCAAGGGACTCGGCCTGCACGCCAGTTCGTTCCCGGACACCTACGAGGACATCGTCACGATGGGCGCGAACGCCGCCCACCGACTGATGAAGCGGAAGGGTCTAGAACCCGACGACATCGGCCGGATCGACGTGGCGACGGAGTCGGCGTTCGACCACTCCAAGCCCGTCTCGACGTACATCGCGGGCTGTCTCGAACAGGTCTTCGAGAGCGACTTCCACCACGCGAACAAGGGCGAGCGGAAGTTCGCCTGCGTGGCGGGCACCCAGAGCATCGACGACGCCTACAACTGGATCAAGGCGGGACGAAATCGCGGGCGGGCGGCGCTCGTCATCGCGACGGACACGGCGCTGTACGCGCGCGACGACCCCGGCGAGGCGACCCAGGGGGCGGGTGCGGTCGCGATGTTAATCGACGAGGATCCCAACCTCGTCGAACTGTCGACCGAGCAGGGGTACGGCTCGGCCGACGAGACGGACTTCCTGAAACCCCAACAGCAGTTCCCGAGCGTCGACGGCAAGCGCTCGGTGAACGTCTACCTCGCCCGCATGCGCGAGGCGCTCATCGATTACGAGCGCGTCGGCGGGAAGATCCACGCCGACGACTTCCGCCTCGGGCCGTTCCACACGCCGTTCCCCGGGATGGTCCGGAAGGCTGCCGTCCTCGCGTATCGCCACATCACCCGCGACACGGAGATCGAGGAGGAACTGGCCGAGGAGATCGGTCGCCAGCCCCGATCGGAAGCGTTCGACTCCGACGAGGCGTATCTAGAAGCGCTCTCGGAGTACACGGACGCGCTGAAGGAGACCGAACGCTATCAGGCGTGGTACGGTCGAACGATCGATCCGACGCTGACGCTCTCTCGGCACGTCGGCAACTGGTACACTGGGTCGGTCCACGTCGCCCGCGTCTCGGGACTGAAAGCGCTCGCCGAGGCCGGCGAAGATGCGGTCGGAGAACGACTGTTGGTCGGCTCGTACGGCTCGGGTGCGCAGGCGGAGATTCACGTGGAAACGGTGCAGGAGGACTGGCGCGAGGAGATCGAAGCGATCGACATCGACGAGCGGCTCGAATCACGGTACGAACTCACCTTCGAGGAGTACGAGGACGTCCACGACGCACATAACTTCGACGAGGAGTCCGCAGTCGAGGAGTTCACCGTGCCCGAGGCGGAGTTCGCCTTCGACGGCTGGGGGCGGATGGGTGAGCGAAAGTATCGGTACGTCGAATAG
- the carA gene encoding glutamine-hydrolyzing carbamoyl-phosphate synthase small subunit has translation MTKAYVALENGQVVEARSRAPGRTRGELVFTTAYTGYEESLTDPSYEEQILTFSYPLIGNYGVREERFESDRVHPRGVVARELTEDVAEWLGREGVPAVDELDTRDLVTGIREQGAMRCGIAAGPDATPEDAEAELAACKGMSEHTDIGSQVSVTEPVTYNAEGDGPTVALVDCGAKGSIASSLVERDAVVKQLPYDATASDIEAIDPDILFISNGPGDPENFEQAAALVDAFVGELPLAGICLGQQVIANALGGETEKMEFGHRGVNQPVLDFRSEQVVMTTQNHGYTVSDPGKLDVTQINVNDDTPEGLESEELNVITRQYHPEANPGPHDTLGFFDDVLGMVDSPPTVER, from the coding sequence ATGACGAAGGCCTACGTGGCGCTGGAGAACGGGCAGGTCGTGGAGGCGCGCTCGCGTGCTCCGGGGCGTACCCGCGGCGAACTGGTGTTTACTACCGCCTACACCGGCTACGAGGAATCGCTCACCGATCCGAGCTACGAGGAGCAGATCCTCACCTTCTCGTACCCGCTGATCGGGAATTACGGCGTCCGCGAGGAGCGCTTCGAGTCCGATCGGGTCCACCCACGCGGCGTCGTCGCGCGGGAACTGACCGAGGACGTCGCCGAGTGGCTCGGACGCGAGGGCGTCCCCGCGGTCGACGAACTCGACACCCGCGACCTCGTCACCGGCATCCGAGAGCAGGGCGCGATGCGCTGTGGGATCGCCGCCGGTCCCGATGCGACTCCCGAAGACGCCGAGGCAGAGCTCGCCGCCTGCAAGGGAATGAGCGAACACACCGACATCGGCTCGCAGGTCTCGGTCACCGAGCCGGTGACGTACAACGCCGAGGGCGACGGCCCCACGGTCGCGCTCGTCGACTGTGGCGCGAAGGGGTCGATCGCCTCCTCGCTCGTCGAGCGAGATGCGGTCGTCAAGCAGCTCCCGTACGACGCGACTGCCTCCGATATCGAGGCGATCGATCCGGACATCCTCTTCATTTCGAACGGCCCGGGTGACCCCGAGAACTTCGAGCAAGCTGCGGCTCTCGTCGACGCGTTCGTCGGCGAGCTCCCGCTCGCGGGCATCTGTCTCGGCCAGCAGGTTATCGCCAACGCGCTCGGCGGCGAAACCGAGAAGATGGAGTTCGGTCACCGCGGCGTCAATCAGCCGGTCTTGGACTTCCGCTCCGAGCAGGTCGTCATGACGACCCAAAACCACGGCTACACGGTCTCCGACCCCGGCAAACTCGACGTCACCCAAATCAACGTCAACGACGACACGCCGGAGGGGCTCGAAAGCGAGGAGCTGAACGTCATCACACGACAGTACCACCCCGAGGCGAACCCCGGTCCCCACGACACGCTTGGCTTCTTCGACGACGTACTCGGGATGGTTGACTCCCCGCCAACCGTCGAGCGGTAA
- a CDS encoding Lrp/AsnC family transcriptional regulator: MDDLDRRILAILRRDSRTPYTEIADRVGTSEGTVRNRVEQLLDSGIIERFTVATRTGNVKAMIEIGVAVDVDTGTMSERMADWTEVDFVWQVSGEEDVVVVVDTTDTGTLNDLITRARELDEVVSTKTRLILDEKRG; encoded by the coding sequence ATGGACGATCTCGACCGCCGGATCCTCGCGATCCTCCGCCGCGATTCCCGGACGCCCTACACGGAGATCGCCGACCGGGTGGGAACCTCCGAGGGGACGGTTCGAAATCGCGTCGAACAGCTGCTCGATTCGGGTATCATCGAGCGTTTTACCGTCGCGACCCGGACGGGGAACGTCAAGGCGATGATCGAGATCGGCGTCGCGGTCGACGTCGACACCGGTACGATGTCCGAACGGATGGCCGACTGGACCGAGGTGGATTTCGTCTGGCAAGTCTCCGGCGAGGAGGACGTCGTCGTCGTCGTGGACACGACCGATACCGGGACGCTCAACGACCTCATAACCCGGGCGAGAGAGCTTGACGAGGTCGTCTCGACGAAGACGCGACTCATCCTCGACGAGAAGCGTGGGTAA
- a CDS encoding NUDIX hydrolase — MSTDDTDPAGSGPDSEDLTNHKNAGQDVIAVDPDDNPEGLVNRIDAHTGEGIRHRAFTALVFDGEGNVLLAQRAPGKRLWDTHWDGTVASHPVEGQTQLEATEERLEEELGITPDQYDDLRVTDKFEYKRYYLNDGLEWEVCSVLQCTLEDRTLDPDEEEVAGVMWVPYERLHQNPRWYRQLRLCPWFEIAMRRDFDED; from the coding sequence ATGAGCACGGACGACACCGATCCCGCCGGATCGGGACCGGATTCGGAAGATCTCACGAACCACAAGAACGCCGGACAGGACGTCATCGCCGTCGACCCAGACGACAACCCGGAAGGGCTCGTCAACCGAATCGACGCCCACACGGGGGAGGGAATCAGACATCGCGCGTTCACCGCACTCGTCTTCGACGGCGAGGGGAACGTGCTACTCGCACAGCGCGCCCCGGGGAAGCGACTATGGGACACCCACTGGGACGGGACCGTCGCGTCCCATCCGGTCGAGGGACAGACCCAACTGGAAGCCACCGAGGAACGTCTCGAAGAGGAACTCGGGATCACGCCGGATCAGTACGACGATCTCCGAGTGACGGACAAATTCGAGTACAAGCGCTACTACCTGAACGACGGTCTCGAGTGGGAGGTCTGCTCCGTGCTGCAGTGTACCCTCGAGGATCGGACGCTCGATCCCGACGAGGAGGAGGTCGCGGGCGTGATGTGGGTCCCCTACGAGCGGCTCCATCAGAACCCACGGTGGTACCGGCAACTCCGGCTGTGCCCGTGGTTCGAAATCGCGATGCGGCGGGACTTCGACGAGGACTGA
- a CDS encoding zinc-binding dehydrogenase — protein sequence MQAIYYEEHGSSDVLQYGDFPDPEIGAEEVLVEIKAGGLNHLDVWTRKGMPSPEEMPHIPGSDGAGVVSEVGDRVTRFEPGDRVVVDPGLYCGSCEFCRSGEQSLCVDYKITGEHVRGVHSELAAVHEDNLLDLPEGTDFVRAAAAPLAFQTAWRMLRTRVGIDQSDTVLVLGASGGVGHACVQIAANEGCEVFATASSEEKLDHARACGADHLINYEEDSFADEIKELTDGRGVDVVVDHIGAATWDDSLSAAAHGGSVVTCGATSGVSPETNIPKVFWKQLDILGSTMGTPGEMDDVMAKVFDGTFEPHVRDVLPMSEIQQAHEMLESRDGFGSVVVVPDEDYDPSDYE from the coding sequence ATGCAGGCGATATACTACGAAGAGCATGGCTCGTCGGACGTCCTCCAGTATGGCGACTTCCCCGACCCCGAAATCGGGGCCGAGGAGGTACTCGTCGAGATCAAAGCTGGCGGACTAAATCACCTCGACGTCTGGACCCGAAAGGGCATGCCGAGCCCCGAGGAGATGCCGCACATCCCCGGCAGCGACGGTGCCGGCGTCGTCAGCGAGGTCGGCGATCGGGTCACTCGCTTCGAACCCGGCGACCGCGTCGTCGTCGATCCGGGGCTGTACTGCGGTTCGTGTGAGTTCTGCCGGTCGGGCGAACAGTCGCTGTGCGTCGACTACAAGATCACGGGTGAGCACGTCCGTGGCGTCCACAGCGAACTCGCGGCGGTTCACGAGGACAACCTCCTCGACCTCCCCGAGGGTACCGACTTCGTGAGGGCCGCGGCCGCCCCGCTCGCCTTCCAGACCGCCTGGCGAATGTTACGCACGCGGGTTGGGATCGACCAATCGGACACCGTCCTCGTGTTGGGCGCCTCCGGCGGCGTTGGCCACGCATGCGTCCAGATCGCCGCCAACGAGGGCTGTGAAGTGTTCGCCACGGCGTCCTCCGAGGAGAAACTCGATCACGCGCGGGCGTGCGGAGCCGACCACCTGATCAACTACGAAGAGGACTCGTTCGCCGACGAGATCAAGGAGCTAACCGACGGCCGCGGCGTCGACGTCGTCGTCGACCACATCGGCGCGGCCACGTGGGACGATTCGTTGAGCGCGGCCGCTCACGGCGGATCCGTCGTCACCTGCGGGGCGACCTCCGGTGTTTCCCCCGAGACGAACATCCCGAAAGTGTTCTGGAAACAGCTCGACATCCTCGGCTCGACGATGGGGACGCCGGGCGAGATGGACGACGTGATGGCGAAGGTGTTCGACGGCACGTTTGAGCCGCACGTCCGGGACGTGCTCCCGATGAGCGAGATCCAACAGGCCCACGAGATGCTCGAATCCCGCGACGGGTTCGGCTCCGTCGTGGTCGTCCCCGACGAGGACTACGATCCGAGCGACTACGAGTGA
- a CDS encoding MogA/MoaB family molybdenum cofactor biosynthesis protein: MDDPTSADEIADDGTETAEPDGRHGSGEDEHDNEHHGHHHHDVDELGVAIVTVSSSRGIDEDAAGDAIASAIADAGHAVTVRELINDDFDTVQSIVDRLVNRGDTDCVVTTGGTGVTPDDVTVEAVTPLFDKRLPGFGELFRSLSRDEIGTRVVGTRATAGIADGAPVFCLPGSESAARLGAEAVIVEEAPHLAGLARREETEE, encoded by the coding sequence ATGGACGATCCGACGAGCGCGGACGAAATAGCTGACGACGGAACCGAGACCGCAGAGCCGGATGGCCGTCACGGAAGCGGTGAAGACGAACACGACAACGAACACCACGGCCACCACCACCACGACGTCGACGAACTCGGCGTCGCGATCGTGACGGTCTCGTCGAGCCGCGGGATCGACGAGGATGCCGCGGGCGACGCCATCGCCTCCGCGATCGCGGACGCCGGACACGCGGTCACGGTTCGAGAACTGATCAACGACGACTTCGACACGGTACAGAGCATCGTCGATCGCCTTGTCAACAGAGGCGACACCGACTGCGTCGTCACGACCGGCGGGACCGGCGTCACCCCTGACGACGTGACCGTCGAAGCCGTAACGCCGCTGTTCGACAAGCGCCTGCCGGGATTCGGCGAACTGTTCCGGAGCCTCTCGCGAGATGAGATCGGCACGCGCGTCGTCGGCACGCGGGCGACGGCCGGAATCGCCGACGGTGCCCCGGTCTTCTGTCTACCGGGGAGCGAGAGCGCCGCACGTCTCGGAGCCGAAGCGGTGATCGTCGAGGAAGCGCCGCACCTGGCCGGATTGGCGCGGCGTGAGGAAACCGAAGAGTAG
- a CDS encoding cupin domain-containing protein, translating into MTLNELPDLDPAAGTVETAELVVEDDVLVKLFALGPGGTFDPHVHDDCENVFHLLTGEIVVTQDDVKETVRAPAVVHNPRGVEHGAKNESENLALLTASLCPLP; encoded by the coding sequence ATGACGCTGAACGAACTTCCCGATCTCGATCCCGCCGCCGGCACCGTCGAAACCGCCGAACTCGTCGTCGAGGACGACGTTCTCGTGAAACTGTTCGCCCTCGGCCCCGGCGGAACCTTCGACCCGCACGTCCACGACGACTGTGAGAACGTCTTTCACCTGTTGACGGGCGAGATCGTCGTCACGCAGGACGACGTCAAGGAGACCGTCCGTGCGCCCGCGGTGGTTCACAACCCCCGTGGGGTCGAACACGGCGCAAAAAACGAGAGTGAGAATCTGGCGCTCTTGACCGCCAGTCTCTGTCCGTTGCCCTGA